The following proteins are encoded in a genomic region of Phycisphaera sp.:
- a CDS encoding MarR family winged helix-turn-helix transcriptional regulator — translation MPAPPTQDDQQLAATFTGCLASAIRQADRLVAGVFDERLREVGLRGTQIALLGTLAKLGQPSQRELAEATHTDTSTLSRNLDRLVERGLAECADCEADKRVRRYTLTADGRQLLQDAVPHWEAAQREVSERLGADVCGVLQKLADALAKD, via the coding sequence ATGCCAGCACCACCCACGCAAGACGATCAGCAACTCGCGGCCACCTTCACGGGCTGCCTGGCGTCGGCCATCCGCCAGGCCGATCGGCTCGTTGCGGGCGTGTTCGACGAGCGGCTGCGGGAGGTCGGCCTGCGGGGCACGCAGATAGCGTTGCTCGGCACCCTGGCCAAGCTGGGCCAGCCCAGCCAGCGAGAACTGGCCGAGGCAACGCACACCGACACGAGCACGCTGAGCCGGAACCTTGATCGATTGGTCGAGCGGGGCTTGGCCGAGTGCGCGGACTGCGAAGCCGATAAGCGAGTGCGTCGCTACACGCTCACCGCCGACGGCAGGCAGTTGCTTCAAGACGCCGTACCGCACTGGGAGGCAGCGCAGCGTGAGGTGTCCGAGCGGTTGGGCGCGGATGTGTGCGGGGTGCTGCAGAAGCTCGCCGACGCGCTGGCGAAGGACTGA
- a CDS encoding 30S ribosomal protein S1 — translation MVDETLIASLGLEDTEAEAMVREALGEAVAQGDMNDLLDTQIADLEPGKIIKGKIIGYAGDDVVVEVGLKSEGLVPKDEFDEEPKIGETVDVLLRSLEGSSGVVEVSKRQADRQIAWNRIVDNTKEDDIVEGKVVKQIKGGLLVDIGVPVFLPASQVDVRRPHDVRDFVGRSVRAMVLKIDTERRNIVISRRRLIEKERDSAKKRLLETLEEGQIVKGQVKNLADFGAFIDLGGIDGLLHITDMSWSRVNHPSEMLKVDDEVEVKVLSIDMQKEKIALGLKQKDPSPWEAIEAKYPVGSRIRGEVVNIMSYGAFVRLEDGIEGLVHISEMSWTRRVNHPSEVVNAGDEVDVVVLDIDKNKQEISLGMKQTEVNPWELVAEKYPPGTIIEGSVRNLANYGAFIEIEPGIDGLLHVSDMSWTKKVTHPNEIVTKGDNVKCVVLDVDQEKQRISLGVKQLTEDPWLNAIPGAYQPGMVVRGKVTKITNFGVFVELEDDLEGLLHISELADHKVEDPQEVVKANDEVDVKILRVDISDRKIGLSLKRAQWGDAGDGSYTADPGPTRGGMDDHDAMGTNKIEL, via the coding sequence ATGGTGGATGAAACCCTGATCGCATCGCTCGGCCTCGAAGACACCGAGGCGGAAGCGATGGTTCGTGAAGCGCTGGGCGAGGCTGTGGCCCAAGGCGACATGAACGACCTGCTGGATACCCAGATTGCCGACCTCGAACCCGGCAAGATCATCAAGGGCAAGATTATCGGTTATGCCGGTGACGATGTCGTGGTGGAAGTCGGGCTCAAGAGCGAGGGCCTGGTGCCCAAGGACGAGTTCGACGAAGAGCCCAAAATCGGCGAGACCGTCGACGTGCTGCTGCGGAGCCTGGAGGGCTCCAGCGGCGTGGTTGAGGTGTCCAAGCGCCAGGCCGATCGCCAGATCGCCTGGAACCGCATCGTCGACAACACCAAGGAAGACGACATCGTCGAGGGCAAGGTCGTCAAGCAGATCAAGGGCGGCCTGCTGGTCGACATCGGCGTGCCGGTGTTCCTGCCGGCCAGCCAGGTCGACGTGCGACGCCCGCACGACGTGCGCGACTTCGTGGGCCGCTCGGTCCGCGCGATGGTGCTCAAGATCGACACCGAGCGCCGCAACATCGTCATTAGCCGTCGACGGTTGATCGAGAAGGAGCGCGACAGCGCCAAGAAGCGCCTGCTGGAGACCCTGGAAGAGGGCCAGATCGTCAAGGGCCAGGTCAAGAACCTGGCCGACTTCGGCGCGTTCATCGATCTGGGCGGCATCGACGGCCTGCTGCACATCACCGACATGAGCTGGAGCCGGGTGAACCACCCCAGCGAGATGCTCAAGGTCGACGACGAGGTCGAGGTCAAGGTCCTCTCCATCGACATGCAGAAGGAGAAGATCGCCCTGGGCCTCAAGCAGAAGGACCCCAGCCCGTGGGAGGCCATCGAGGCCAAGTACCCCGTGGGCAGCCGTATCCGCGGCGAGGTGGTCAACATCATGTCCTACGGCGCCTTTGTGCGTCTGGAAGATGGCATCGAGGGCCTGGTCCACATCTCCGAGATGAGCTGGACGCGTCGCGTGAACCACCCCAGCGAGGTGGTCAACGCGGGCGACGAGGTCGACGTTGTCGTTTTGGACATCGACAAGAACAAGCAGGAAATCAGCCTCGGCATGAAGCAGACCGAGGTGAACCCCTGGGAGCTGGTGGCCGAGAAGTATCCTCCCGGCACCATCATCGAGGGCTCGGTGCGGAACCTGGCCAACTACGGCGCGTTCATCGAGATCGAGCCGGGCATCGATGGTCTGCTGCACGTCAGCGACATGAGCTGGACCAAGAAGGTCACCCACCCCAACGAGATCGTCACCAAGGGCGACAACGTGAAGTGCGTGGTGCTCGACGTCGACCAGGAGAAGCAGCGCATCAGCCTGGGCGTCAAGCAGCTCACCGAGGATCCCTGGCTCAACGCCATCCCCGGTGCCTACCAGCCCGGCATGGTCGTGCGAGGCAAGGTCACCAAGATCACCAACTTCGGCGTGTTCGTCGAGCTCGAGGACGATCTCGAGGGCCTGCTGCATATCTCCGAGCTGGCCGACCACAAGGTCGAAGACCCCCAGGAGGTGGTCAAGGCCAACGACGAGGTCGACGTGAAGATCCTGCGTGTGGACATCAGCGATCGCAAGATCGGCCTGAGCCTGAAGCGTGCCCAGTGGGGCGATGCGGGCGACGGCTCCTACACCGCCGACCCGGGCCCAACCCGAGGCGGCATGGACGACCACGACGCGATGGGCACCAACAAGATCGAGCTCTGA